A window of Bacillus toyonensis BCT-7112 genomic DNA:
CAGGACGCGCTGTAATAGAAAAATACTTACTTACAAGATCAACTGCGTTTTCTGAAATATCACCAATAATATATAGATCCATTTCATCTTCCGCTAACACCTTTTGATAATATTGATACAAACTTTCATTTGTAATAGAAGTAACACTCTCTTTTTTTCCATTTGCACTTAATCGATACGGTTCTACTTTGCACATTTCTTCGATTAAACGCTCATTTGCATAGCGCATTTTATCATCATAAGTAGCTTCAATTCTCTGCAAAAGCGCTCTTTTTTCACTTTCTACAATAGAAGGTAGGAAACTATTTCCCTCTGTTGCTGGATGTAAAACAATATCCGATAACATAGAAAGCGCTTTTTCAAATAACGGTGGTGCATCGTGTAAATATACTTCATTTGCAATGTCTACATAAATGGAGATGATATGGTCTTCCCCTTTTTTACTTACATCTACTCCCAAAGAAGATCCGTATAATTCTTCTAAATATTGACGTAGACGAATTACAGAAGGAAGTTTTTCTGTCGCACTTTGCAATACGTATGGCAATAGGGCACGCTCTGTCACCGTCTCCTCATTTAAAGGTGCTTTAAAACGAAATACAAAGGTATTTGTTTTATATTTATCAGTCGGAATAATATGTACTCGCAAACCACCTAACTCATGTAATTGTTGTTCCATTAGTTTCATTTATAGCCCTCCTTTACGTATATAGGAATATTCCTCTTCAATATACAGTTTTTAGAAATAAAAAACCAATTTTTCTTCCTTATTATGCTTACAAATTACTTATCGTTTTCCTTTTTCATAAGGAGTTCCTAATGCTTTCGGAGCTTCAGAACGACCTACAAAACCGACAAGTGCTAATATTGTGAATACATACGGTAATATCGTTAATAAAACACTTGGAATCTGGTCTAATACAGGAATTGTTCCACCCGTTACACTAAGAGACTGAGCAAAGCCAAAGAATAGAGCTGCACCCAGTGCGCCTAGCGGATTCCACTTCCCAAAGATCATAGCAGCTAAAGCTAAGAAACCTTGTCCTGTAATAGTTGCTCCTGAGAAGTTATTAGAAATGGACATTGCAAAAATCGCCCCACCAATTCCGGCAAACACCCCTGATATACAAACGCCGATATAGCGCATTTTATATACGTTAATCCCCATCGTATCCGCTGCCATTGGGTGTTCACCAACAGCACGCAATCGAAGACCAAACGGTGTTTTATAAATAACATACCAAACAACAAATGCTAAAACAATCGCAATATACGACGTTATTGGTACATTTGAAAAGAATATTTTCCCTATAACCGGAATATCCGAAAGACCTGGAATATCAATCTTTTCAATACGGTACTGAATAAAGTCAGTCTGCCCTTTATCAAAGATCTTCTTAATTGCAAATACTGTTAAACCAAGAGATAAGAAGTTAATTGCTACACCACTTACAACTTGATCCGCTCGGAATGTAATAGATGCTACTGCATGAAGTAATGCAAATAAACCACTACCAATTGCCGCAAACAATAACGCAATCCACGGAGTCATCGTTCCCCAAGTATCACCCATTAATAAGTTTGTAACAACTCCAATAAATGCACCAAATAGCATTAGTCCTTCTAATCCGATATTTACAACACCCGATCGTTCACTAAATACACCACCTAGTGCTGTGAAAATTATAGGTGCCGATGTATATAACGTACCCGTCACAAGAATGGCTAATATATCTAAAAAGCTCATTTATTTCCCCTCCTTGCTCATGCGTGTAAGCGCCCATCTTAACACATAACTACATGCAACAAAGAAGATGATACATGCAATAATTACGTTTATAAGCTCTGATGGCACATCTGCCTCAAAGTTCATTTGAGGGGAAGCACTTTTCAAACCACCAAATAATAAAGCTGAAAGGATAATACCAAACGGATTATTTCCTCCAAGTAAGGCTACGGCAATCCCGTCAAACCCTACCCCTGTAAAGGAGGACATCGCTGTCATGCTTTGGAATGTTCCTAATCCTTCCATCGCTCCACCAATCCCTGCGAACGCACCAGCAATTGTCATGGAAAATACTACATTACGAGAAACTTTCATCCCTGCATATTGAGAAGCATGTTGATTAAATCCTACTGACTTTAATTCATAACCTAAAGTTGTTCGATCTAATAAGAACCACATTAAAATAGCGATTAAAATTGCTACAATAATTCCCCAGTGAAGGCGTGAACCGTCAGTAATGGATGCAAGCCAGTCTGAAGATAATGACGCACTCTCTTTAATGTCGTACGTTTTATCATTACCCTCGTGTAAAAAGCGCTTAATAATATCATATGTTACATATAACGCGATATAGTTCATCATAATTGTTACAATAACTTCATTAACTTGAAACTTTCCCTTTAAATATCCAGGGATGAAACCCCAGATTCCGCCTACTAACGCTGCGAATAAAATAGATAATGGAATGTGAAGAACAGCTGGTAGCGAGACTGCATAACCGAACCAAACCGCTGCAAGCCAACCAACTAACAATTGACCCTCTACCCCGATATTAAATAAACCTGTACGAAATGCAAACGCCACCGATAAACCAGCAAGAATAAGCGGTATCATTGTACGAAGTGTTTCACCAATCGCACTTGGACTGCCGAACATGCCTGTCCAAAGTGCACTATAACCAACAATTGGGTCATAGCCACTAACTAGCATTACAATCGCTCCTACAAGTAAGCCAAAAATAACGGATAGTACTGGGACTAAAATATTTATCGTTCGTTCTGTTAAAAGTTTTTTAGCCATTTGTACCCACCTGCTCCTTCTTTGTTCCTCCAGCCATTAACAATCCAAGCTGTTGTTCATTCGTTTCTTTCGCATCAACTATTGCTACAATTGTTCCTTCATAAATAACAGCAATTCGATCGCTAACATTTAAAATTTCCTCTAACTCTAGTGATAAAAGTAATACACCTTTTCCTTTATCTCTTTGCTCTATTAATCTCTTATGAATAAATTCAATTGCCCCTACATCTAAACCACGTGTCGGCTGTGCTGCAATTAATAAATCTGGATCACGGTCTACTTCACGTGCAATAATTGCCTTTTGCTGATTTCCCCCAGATAGTGCACGAGCTAACGTTTGCTCACTAGGTGTACGTACATCAAACTGTTCAATAAGTGCCTTTGCTTTTTCTGTAATTTTGCTGAAATTTAAAATCCCTTTCTTTGAAAACGGATTTTTATAGTACGTTTGCAAAACTATATTATCTCTAACAGAAAAATCAAGAACGAGTCCGTGTTTATGACGATCTTCTGGAATATGACCAATTCCTTCTTCTGTTATTTTTCTAACAGGCCAATTTGTTATTTCTTTCCCTTTAATTGCAATAGAACCTGACTCAACTTTTCGTAAACCAGTAATTGCTTCTATTAATTCACTTTGTCCGTTTCCATCAATTCCTGCAATACCGACAATTTCCCCCGCACGAACAGTTAAGTCAAGGCCTTTTACAGCAGGTAGTTGACGTGCATCGTGAACAACAAGGTTTGCAATTGAAAGTACCTCTTCTTTTGGCTTCGCGTCTATTTTTTCTGTTTTAAAATTCACTTGACGTCCGACCATTAATTCTGCAAGTTTATTTTCATCCGTATTTGCAACGTCAACCGTTCCAATCCCTTTTCCTTTACGAATAATCGTACAACGATCGCAAACTTCCATAATTTCTTTCAACTTATGTGTAATAAGAACAATAGATTTCCCTTCTTGCACAAGCTTTTTCATAATTTGAATTAGCTCATGAATTTCTTGTGGTGTTAACACAGCTGTCGGTTCATCAAATATTAAAATTTCTGCCCCGCGGTAAAGTGTTTTTAAAATCTCAACACGCTGTTGCATACCGACAGAAATATCTTGTATTTTCGCATATGGATCTACAGCTAAACCGTATTGTTCAGACAGTTTTTGAATTTCTTTAGCAGCTTCCTCAACAGCAATTTTCCCTTTTTTCTTCGGTTCGTTTCCGAGAATAATATTCTCTGTAACTGTAAAATTATGAACAAGCATAAAGTGCTGATGTACCATTCCAATACCAAGGTCATTTGCTATATTCGGATTTGTAATCTTTACAGTTTTTCCTTTAATTTTAATTTCACCTTGTTCTGGCTGGTACAAACCAAATAGTACATTCATCAATGTGGATTTCCCTGCACCATTTTCTCCAAGTAAAGCATGTATTTCTCCCTGCTTTACTTGCAGCGTAATATCATCATTCGCTACAATGCCTGGGAATACTTTCGTAATGTTATTCATCTCAATTACGTATTCCATTGTGTTCCTCCTTTTAACAGGGAACATTCCCCTATTACACTATTAACTTATTAAGCAATTCGGAAGTTTTATACATACAAAGGTTAGTTCTATGAACTAACCTTTGCTATTTCTCTATTTATTTTTTTAGAGAAGCTTCATATTCTTTATACTCTTTATCTGTAGCTGGTACTTTAATTGCACCATCTGTAATTTTCTTTTCAAACTCTTCTACTTTTGTTAAAATTTCAGGGTTAACTTTTTTCACGTTGTCAGTTGTTTTTGCAATACCAACGCCGTCATCTTTTAAGCCAAACGCTTCTATTTTACCGCCTTTTAATTTACCGTCTTTCGCTTCTTGTGCTACTTTTTCAACAGCGATATCTACACGTTTTACCATTGAAGTTAATGTTACATTTTCAGGCATACCTTCTTGGTTTTGGTCACGGTCAACACCGATTACCCAAACGTTTTCACCTTTTTTCTTACGGTTTTTCGCTTCAGTGAATACACCATTACCTGTACCACCAGCAGCATGATAAATTACATCTACGCCTTGACCATACATTGCTGAAGCAAGAACTGTACCTTTTTCAGGTTTATCAAATGCTTCTGCATATTCAGATACGATTTCAATATTTGGATTTACTGCCTTTGCACCAGCTTTAAATCCATTTTCGAATTTACTAATTAAATCACTCTTCATTCCACCAACAAATCCTACTTTATTCGATTTCGTTGACATAGCTGCTACCGCACCTACAAGGAATGAGCCTTCATGATCTTTAAATGTAATGCTTGTTACGTTTGGTGCATCTACAACAGTATCAACGATTGCGAATTGTTGTTTTGGAGATTCTTTTGCTACTTCTTTAATTGCACCTTCTAATTTATAACCAATTCCGAAAGATAAATCATACTTATCTTTTGAAAATTTCTTTAAGTTTGGAATATAATCTGCTTCTTTTTCAGACTGTAGGTAACGATAATTTGTCTTTTCCTTTAAATCGTTATCTTTACCAAACTTTTTTAGCCCTTCCCAAGAAGATTGGTTGAATGATTTATCATCAACGCCTCCAACATCTGTTACCATACCGACTTTGAAATCTTTATTGTCTTTACTGTCTTTCTTGTCACTGCTCGCTTTATCCGAGTTACCACATGCACCTAAAACTGTACTTGCTGCTAATGTTAATGATAATAAAAGACCTGCTTTTTTCTTCATACTAGAAACCCCTCCTAAAATGATATATATTTCTTCTTACGCTGCTGTCCCTTACTTCTTGCTGTCACCTCCCTAAAAAGGAACTTACTTACATACGTTTTCTTAATACGTGGAAGCTAAACTTATCAGCTCTAAAGTAATTAATAGAATATAAGATTGGCTCATCATTTTGATCATAGTGCATTTGTTTTAATACAAGCAGTGCTGTTTCAGGCTCACATTCTAAAATCGGTGAGATTTTCGGATGGTAACCAATCGGCTCAATATGAGCAACCGCATACGTTATGCGCTTATGCGTGTTATTATGTATCACTGTAAGTAATGATTCTTCATTGTAGCCCGATAAATCCGGCAATATTTCTTTTGCAAGTTTATCAATGCAATATACAACAGGTTCCCCATCCGCTGTACGCACACGCTCAATCATCACTGCATTAAAACCATCTTCACTATTAAACTTCTCTTTTTCTTCTTCGGTTAAAGTTGTTGTAGATGATGATAAAAAGATTGTTCCTGGTGTTTTCCCCACACTAGAAATCATATCTGTAATACTAGAAAGTTGTTCTATTCCAGAAGAAAATAATGGCTTTGCATTTACAAACGTCCCTACACCATGTCTACGAATGACAACATTTTCTTCTTCTAAAATACGCAATGCTTCCCTTAAAGTAGCTCTACTTACGCCAAGTTCTTTCGCTAAATCAAACTCTGATGGCAGCTTTTGTCTTTCTTTGTAAGCCCCATCTTTAATTTTTTCTTTGATGTGATCAATCACCCGTAAATATAGGTGACGACTATCGGATTTTACTGACATAAGACTCCCCCGCATTTCAATTATTCGACCTCTGATGTAAGACTTCTTTTCTCTTTTTTCAACTTACAACATAGTAAACATGACTAATCACTAAAAATAAACACAATTGTCGAATAAATATTAATAATTTTTTTAGATAAAATTTTCACTCTTTACTGCATAAAAAAAACTTTGCACCATAAACATTCCTCTTTTCGAGAAAAAGTTCGGCACAAAGATCCCTTACATCCTTTGTTACACACTTTTCCCCTCATAGTCTAGCAATTCATGGTTGCCAGGTAGAAACTTATGGACCTTATCTCCAAGATTATATGAGGCAGTGATTCTTTTCGAAGTAATCTTACCACTTGCTCTCATACGTGTCAACAAAATTTAACATTTTTCTACAATGAATATCGAACATTTATAAAAAGGCACACTCATAGCATTCGTATTCTAAAGAACCGACTTGAATGTAAGCCCTTTCTTTCTTGTTGGATATAGTATATAACAAAAACAGTATATAAAAAAAGCCTAATTGCAAAAACAATTAGGCTTTTTTAAGAACTTTTTTCTTGTACATCATTAATGAGCACTTCTCTCGGTTTACTACCCTCATATGGACCTACTACACCGTTCATTTCCATTGCATCAATTAGACGAGCAGCTCGCGTATAACCTACTCTAAATCTACGTTGCAACATAGAAACAGACGCTGTTTGCATTTCCACTACGAGCTGAACTGCTTCATCGTATAATTCATCTTCAACTTGCTGCTTTGTCTCAGGGACATCTTGTGGAATCATATCCTCTTGATATTGTGCTTTTTGCTGCCCAATAACATATTCTACAACTCTCTCAACTTCATCATCTGATAAAAATGCACCTTGTACACGAACAGGCTTTGATGCACCAATTGGTATAAATAGCATATCTCCACGACCTAGCAGCTTCTCTGCGCCACCACCATCAAGAATTGTACGAGAATCCGTTTGAGAAGATACAGCGAATGCAATACGTGATGGAATATTCGCTTTAATAACACCTGTAATAACGTCAACCGATGGGCGCTGCGTTGCAATAATTAAATGAATACCAGCCGCACGAGCCATTTGTGCCAAGCGCATTATCGCATCCTCTACATCCGACGAAGCAACCATCATTAAATCTGCTAACTCATCCACAATTACTACAATATACGGTAATTCAGGTTGTTTCGCTTCCGATTGATTATTATGCGCTTTAATATAATCGTTATACCCTTCAATATTCCGCGTACCACTATGAGCAAACAACTCATAACGGCGTTCCATCTCACTTACAACCTTTTTCAAAGCTTGCGATGCTTTTTTCGGATCAGTTACAACTGGTGTTAATAAATGGGGCACACCATTATATACATTTAACTCTACCATTTTCGGATCGATCATCATTAATTTTACTTCATGCGGTTTTGCACGCATTAAAATACTAACTATAATCCCGTTAATACACACACTTTTCCCACTACCTGTCGCACCGGCTACTAGTAAATGGGGCATTTTATTTAAACGGGCCAATACAGCTTCACCTGTAATATCTCGTCCAAGACCAATTAACAACTTCTCTTCTGGATGATTATTAGCCTTAGAGTCCAGCACTTCCCTAAGTGTTACCATAGAAACTTCTGAGTTCGGAACTTCAATCCCTACAGCTGATTTCCCGGGAATAGGCGCTTCAATACGAATGTCTTTCGCAGCTAAAGCAAGCGCTAAATCATCACTTAAACTAACAATTTTACTTACCTTTACTCCCATATCAGGATACACTTCATACTTCGTAACTGCAGGACCTCTGTGTACTTTTGTCACTTTCGCTTTCACACCAAAACTTTGGAATGTACGTTCCAATTTACGAGCATTTTCATAAATTTCCGCATTTTCATTTGTAACTTGCTTATTTTTTGGGAACTTTAATATATCAAGCGAAGGAAGCTTATAATCTTTATTTTCAACATTTGAAAATTGCATCGGTGGGGCACTTGTTTCCGCCTCTAAAGATTCCACAATTTTTTCTCCACGCTTTTTCTTAGGCTCTTCAATAGGTGGAGCTTCTTCAATAAACGGTGAAGTAATTGGATCTGTTACATGTTCTTCTTCCATCCGTTTATCCTCTTCTTCATTTACAGGATAATTCTCAGTGAAATTTGAAATAATGGGGGGATCAATTTGCATCTCTTCCATCGGCTCAATCACTTCTTCTTGCTCCACAGCACGTGCGTGTCTTGAACTTCTTGTTGTTTTTTTCTTTTCTGTTTGTTCAGCAATCCTTTTTGATCGCCAATCTTTATAATCCCCTTGCATAACTTGAAATTGACTTCTAAGAATTCTACCCACCGGGGCAAGAACTTCTCCAATATGCTTATTTGTTATACAAAGTATTCCAAGAATAACTAAAATAATTCCAATGATATAGGCTCCTACTTCATCAAATAAGAAGTAACATGTTGCGAACATGAGCGCACCAAACATCCCACCGCCTAAGTGAACGCTATCTGGCCCTTTTTTCATTTCAAGAAAGAAGTTATCTTTCGTACTCACAATAACAGAAGTATTTTGCACTGCTCCATCTTTCGTAAGAAGGTTAAATAATGTAATATGACTGAACATTAATATCGCCAATACAATTAAATAAAAACCGATTAACCGTTTATTTAAAAGGTTCGGCCATCCACGTTTTATAACAAACGAAACCGATAAAGCTATTACACCTAACACACCAATTATGTACCACTCACCAAAGAAGAAGCGAAAAAATAACACAAACGATTTCCCTACAACGCCTAGCTGTAAAATCGTAATGATTGAAAGTGCAAAAAGAGCCAAACCGACGATTTCATAATATAGAGTTGGCTTTATCGTACGTCTTGCCTTTGCCTTCGTCCCTCTTTGCTTTTGTTTTGCCATTTCTTCACCTCGTGTTCTACATATAAATAAGGACAACCTCTAAAAAAACTCTACTTATATGTCTGTTTTCTCTATTCTTTCAGGTCTTTATCTCTTCTATTTTTACACTTCTTGTAAAATGTTAAATAAACAGAAGAAAGCAGCCCCCTACTCATGGCTGCTCAACCGTCTTGTTTTTTATATTATACCATAGCTTCTGAACAAAATCCTTCTTTTTGCTAAAAGGTTATTTTCTGACCAGGCTCATACTCTAAGTAGTGAAATGGATTCGTACTTAACACACGCACAATAGAATAACACCCATGTTCCTCTTCAGAAACCATCAATTCAACACCATGTATATTTACAACTTTTTGACTTTCACATTGCGAATAATCGGCAGGGTATACAAGTTGCTCTGGCATAATTGTATATAGAATCATTGTAGCATCGTTCCTTCTGCATTATCATCTGCGCGAGCCTCTATTAATTCGTTTAGTTTTTGAAGTGCACTCCCAATGCCACCCACATCATCAATAAGACCATACTTCACTGCATCTCCACCAATTACATTCGTCCCAATATCTCGGGTCAAATTCCCTTTCGCAAACATAAGTTCTTTAAAACGATCTTCCGTTACTTTCGAATGTTTCGTCACAAATCGAATGACTCTTTCTTGCATTTTATCCAAATACTCAAATGTTTGCGGCACACCTATAACAAGACCGGTTAAACGAATTGGGTGAATCGTCATCGTCGCTGTTTCTGCAATAAATGAATAATCAGTCGAAACTGCAATTGGTACACCAATCGAATGCCCTCCGCCTAAAACAAGAGATACCGTCGGTTTCGAAAGCGAAGCTACCATCTCAGCAATCGCTAGCCCTGCTTCAACGTCTCCTCCAACTGTGTTTAATATTAAAAGCAAACCTTCAATTTTCGGATTTTGCTCAATCGCGACAATTTGCGGGATAATGTGCTCATATTTTGTTGTTTTATTTTGCGGTGGCAACTGAACATGACCTTCCACCTGTCCAATGATTGTTAAACAATGAATACGTGATTCATTCATTTGCGGCACATTCGTTTGTCCAAGCTGTTGAATTTTCTCCACTATTGAAGCTTCTTTCGGAACTTCTTTCGGCCCAGCTTCTTTTTCTTCATTTGTATAACGATCACGTTCTGTCATATCGCATCCCCTTTCACTCGTATATAACTATTATTTCTTAAGTTATAAATTTCATTCGATAGGGTTTAAAAAGAAAAAAGATCACCCGTAAAGGTGATCTTTTTTACACTTCCATAATAATCGGTAAAATCATAGGTTTTCTCTTTGTCTCTTCGTAC
This region includes:
- the tepA gene encoding translocation-enhancing protein TepA: MTERDRYTNEEKEAGPKEVPKEASIVEKIQQLGQTNVPQMNESRIHCLTIIGQVEGHVQLPPQNKTTKYEHIIPQIVAIEQNPKIEGLLLILNTVGGDVEAGLAIAEMVASLSKPTVSLVLGGGHSIGVPIAVSTDYSFIAETATMTIHPIRLTGLVIGVPQTFEYLDKMQERVIRFVTKHSKVTEDRFKELMFAKGNLTRDIGTNVIGGDAVKYGLIDDVGGIGSALQKLNELIEARADDNAEGTMLQ
- a CDS encoding BMP family lipoprotein is translated as MKKKAGLLLSLTLAASTVLGACGNSDKASSDKKDSKDNKDFKVGMVTDVGGVDDKSFNQSSWEGLKKFGKDNDLKEKTNYRYLQSEKEADYIPNLKKFSKDKYDLSFGIGYKLEGAIKEVAKESPKQQFAIVDTVVDAPNVTSITFKDHEGSFLVGAVAAMSTKSNKVGFVGGMKSDLISKFENGFKAGAKAVNPNIEIVSEYAEAFDKPEKGTVLASAMYGQGVDVIYHAAGGTGNGVFTEAKNRKKKGENVWVIGVDRDQNQEGMPENVTLTSMVKRVDIAVEKVAQEAKDGKLKGGKIEAFGLKDDGVGIAKTTDNVKKVNPEILTKVEEFEKKITDGAIKVPATDKEYKEYEASLKK
- a CDS encoding ABC transporter permease codes for the protein MAKKLLTERTINILVPVLSVIFGLLVGAIVMLVSGYDPIVGYSALWTGMFGSPSAIGETLRTMIPLILAGLSVAFAFRTGLFNIGVEGQLLVGWLAAVWFGYAVSLPAVLHIPLSILFAALVGGIWGFIPGYLKGKFQVNEVIVTIMMNYIALYVTYDIIKRFLHEGNDKTYDIKESASLSSDWLASITDGSRLHWGIIVAILIAILMWFLLDRTTLGYELKSVGFNQHASQYAGMKVSRNVVFSMTIAGAFAGIGGAMEGLGTFQSMTAMSSFTGVGFDGIAVALLGGNNPFGIILSALLFGGLKSASPQMNFEADVPSELINVIIACIIFFVACSYVLRWALTRMSKEGK
- a CDS encoding DNA translocase FtsK: MAKQKQRGTKAKARRTIKPTLYYEIVGLALFALSIITILQLGVVGKSFVLFFRFFFGEWYIIGVLGVIALSVSFVIKRGWPNLLNKRLIGFYLIVLAILMFSHITLFNLLTKDGAVQNTSVIVSTKDNFFLEMKKGPDSVHLGGGMFGALMFATCYFLFDEVGAYIIGIILVILGILCITNKHIGEVLAPVGRILRSQFQVMQGDYKDWRSKRIAEQTEKKKTTRSSRHARAVEQEEVIEPMEEMQIDPPIISNFTENYPVNEEEDKRMEEEHVTDPITSPFIEEAPPIEEPKKKRGEKIVESLEAETSAPPMQFSNVENKDYKLPSLDILKFPKNKQVTNENAEIYENARKLERTFQSFGVKAKVTKVHRGPAVTKYEVYPDMGVKVSKIVSLSDDLALALAAKDIRIEAPIPGKSAVGIEVPNSEVSMVTLREVLDSKANNHPEEKLLIGLGRDITGEAVLARLNKMPHLLVAGATGSGKSVCINGIIVSILMRAKPHEVKLMMIDPKMVELNVYNGVPHLLTPVVTDPKKASQALKKVVSEMERRYELFAHSGTRNIEGYNDYIKAHNNQSEAKQPELPYIVVIVDELADLMMVASSDVEDAIMRLAQMARAAGIHLIIATQRPSVDVITGVIKANIPSRIAFAVSSQTDSRTILDGGGAEKLLGRGDMLFIPIGASKPVRVQGAFLSDDEVERVVEYVIGQQKAQYQEDMIPQDVPETKQQVEDELYDEAVQLVVEMQTASVSMLQRRFRVGYTRAARLIDAMEMNGVVGPYEGSKPREVLINDVQEKSS
- a CDS encoding ABC transporter ATP-binding protein, which produces MEYVIEMNNITKVFPGIVANDDITLQVKQGEIHALLGENGAGKSTLMNVLFGLYQPEQGEIKIKGKTVKITNPNIANDLGIGMVHQHFMLVHNFTVTENIILGNEPKKKGKIAVEEAAKEIQKLSEQYGLAVDPYAKIQDISVGMQQRVEILKTLYRGAEILIFDEPTAVLTPQEIHELIQIMKKLVQEGKSIVLITHKLKEIMEVCDRCTIIRKGKGIGTVDVANTDENKLAELMVGRQVNFKTEKIDAKPKEEVLSIANLVVHDARQLPAVKGLDLTVRAGEIVGIAGIDGNGQSELIEAITGLRKVESGSIAIKGKEITNWPVRKITEEGIGHIPEDRHKHGLVLDFSVRDNIVLQTYYKNPFSKKGILNFSKITEKAKALIEQFDVRTPSEQTLARALSGGNQQKAIIAREVDRDPDLLIAAQPTRGLDVGAIEFIHKRLIEQRDKGKGVLLLSLELEEILNVSDRIAVIYEGTIVAIVDAKETNEQQLGLLMAGGTKKEQVGTNG
- a CDS encoding ABC transporter permease, translating into MSFLDILAILVTGTLYTSAPIIFTALGGVFSERSGVVNIGLEGLMLFGAFIGVVTNLLMGDTWGTMTPWIALLFAAIGSGLFALLHAVASITFRADQVVSGVAINFLSLGLTVFAIKKIFDKGQTDFIQYRIEKIDIPGLSDIPVIGKIFFSNVPITSYIAIVLAFVVWYVIYKTPFGLRLRAVGEHPMAADTMGINVYKMRYIGVCISGVFAGIGGAIFAMSISNNFSGATITGQGFLALAAMIFGKWNPLGALGAALFFGFAQSLSVTGGTIPVLDQIPSVLLTILPYVFTILALVGFVGRSEAPKALGTPYEKGKR
- a CDS encoding YlzJ-like family protein; the encoded protein is MILYTIMPEQLVYPADYSQCESQKVVNIHGVELMVSEEEHGCYSIVRVLSTNPFHYLEYEPGQKITF
- a CDS encoding GntR family transcriptional regulator; translation: MSVKSDSRHLYLRVIDHIKEKIKDGAYKERQKLPSEFDLAKELGVSRATLREALRILEEENVVIRRHGVGTFVNAKPLFSSGIEQLSSITDMISSVGKTPGTIFLSSSTTTLTEEEKEKFNSEDGFNAVMIERVRTADGEPVVYCIDKLAKEILPDLSGYNEESLLTVIHNNTHKRITYAVAHIEPIGYHPKISPILECEPETALLVLKQMHYDQNDEPILYSINYFRADKFSFHVLRKRM
- the yfmF gene encoding EF-P 5-aminopentanol modification-associated protein YfmF; protein product: MKLMEQQLHELGGLRVHIIPTDKYKTNTFVFRFKAPLNEETVTERALLPYVLQSATEKLPSVIRLRQYLEELYGSSLGVDVSKKGEDHIISIYVDIANEVYLHDAPPLFEKALSMLSDIVLHPATEGNSFLPSIVESEKRALLQRIEATYDDKMRYANERLIEEMCKVEPYRLSANGKKESVTSITNESLYQYYQKVLAEDEMDLYIIGDISENAVDLVSKYFSITARPVRERNVLLHKRNNEEKEVVEKQELKQSKLHIGYRTFVTYKDEDYFALQLFNGLFGGFSHSKLFVNVREKNSLAYYAASRFESHKGLLFVMSGIEAKNYEKAVEIIKEQMLAMQNGDFSEEEMHQTKSVIQNQILEAIDTPRGFVEMLYHGIISDRTRPVEEWLTGIESVTKEEIVKVAKNIELDTIYFLQGTEGE